A genomic region of Candidatus Zixiibacteriota bacterium contains the following coding sequences:
- the priA gene encoding primosomal protein N' translates to MPDKLINLAVVGPHHNLFTYKIRNADADNLKSGCRFLIPFGKTRAVGFFVEFQTKPVDYRLRFVKERIDTFPPFPKYLFDFCRWISEYYFAPLGETLAAALPGTGSKKTKLDFIPSDIEYLKTISSDNTGEYELARYLLRYGRIKEEKVHSDKEFSAIVEDWLDKNILTTRYRVRQTRAKLMGYRLNKKNVIPPLENSERLQKLNSEIIYSRTQLLEEMGFSDYRVKKLVDEKFLKKIYDEGGVTQLTSYPIRHDLPGLSLLPEQKQAHDEIVPAITKKSFRPFMLFGVTGSGKTLVYCHAAKKAVEAGGSVLVMVPEIALSGLLLSSFAAFFGDRVAVIHSGMTLNQRLAIRQKIHSGEIRVVIGPRSAIFAPLSNPRLIIVDEEHDPSYKQDDPAPRYHGRDAAVMLARMVGCPIILGSASPSVESYHNAVIGRYTMLTLRQRPKSGYRMPKIVTLDMKTEKISGEFSFLSYRLKRETEKHYEAGGQIIYYLNRRGFSPRIKCRECGHVPICENCGITMTYHRAENSLKCHFCDYVEPSEKNCARCNGHEFIHIGTGTQRVEENLAVLFSDIKAERIDSDRAASKSGQLILGEFGEEKFDLLLGTQMVTKGLDFPGVTLVGVLSADIGLDMPDFRAAEKTYARLLQVAGRAGRGDREGLVMVQTYYNDHPVIRTLSEGNYVEFFERIIKERETLFYPPFSRLINITLQSPDEKLLEKESLSFRIQLEEHLAKLNNFVLLGPAKAPLYKLRGNYRRRFILKCAGIKKVVSRLRNWQREKSNFGLPTKIRVIFDIDPFNMM, encoded by the coding sequence ATGCCCGATAAATTAATCAATCTGGCCGTTGTGGGGCCTCATCATAACCTGTTCACGTATAAAATTCGTAACGCCGATGCAGACAATCTCAAATCCGGATGCCGTTTTCTGATTCCTTTCGGAAAAACGAGAGCTGTTGGTTTTTTCGTGGAATTTCAAACCAAACCGGTTGACTATCGGCTGCGTTTTGTCAAAGAGCGAATTGATACTTTTCCCCCTTTTCCCAAATACCTCTTCGATTTTTGCCGCTGGATTTCGGAATACTATTTCGCTCCCTTGGGAGAAACGCTTGCTGCGGCTTTACCGGGAACCGGGAGCAAGAAGACCAAGCTCGATTTTATTCCGAGTGATATTGAATATCTAAAGACAATTTCTTCAGACAATACCGGCGAATACGAATTGGCTCGATACCTGCTTCGATATGGGCGAATCAAAGAGGAAAAAGTTCATAGCGACAAAGAATTTTCGGCAATTGTCGAGGATTGGCTCGATAAAAATATCTTAACAACTCGCTATCGCGTGCGTCAAACGCGGGCGAAGCTTATGGGTTATCGGCTGAATAAAAAAAATGTTATCCCTCCTTTGGAAAATTCGGAGCGATTGCAAAAATTAAATTCGGAAATCATATATTCGAGAACCCAACTTCTGGAAGAAATGGGATTTTCCGATTATCGCGTTAAAAAATTAGTTGATGAAAAATTCCTGAAAAAAATATATGATGAAGGCGGCGTGACGCAATTGACTTCGTACCCGATTCGTCATGATTTGCCGGGATTGTCGCTCCTGCCGGAGCAAAAACAAGCTCATGATGAAATCGTACCGGCCATTACGAAAAAATCATTTCGACCGTTTATGCTATTCGGCGTGACCGGTTCGGGCAAAACCCTGGTGTATTGTCATGCCGCCAAAAAGGCGGTCGAGGCCGGCGGTTCGGTTCTGGTGATGGTTCCGGAAATCGCTCTTTCGGGTTTACTTCTCTCTTCATTCGCGGCCTTTTTTGGCGATCGGGTCGCCGTGATTCATTCGGGCATGACTTTGAATCAACGACTGGCTATTCGGCAAAAGATTCATTCCGGCGAAATCAGGGTCGTAATCGGGCCTCGCTCGGCTATTTTCGCGCCGCTTTCAAATCCCCGGTTGATAATCGTCGATGAAGAACACGACCCGTCATACAAGCAGGATGACCCGGCTCCCCGCTATCATGGCCGTGACGCGGCGGTGATGCTGGCTCGCATGGTCGGCTGTCCGATAATTCTCGGCTCGGCATCCCCTTCGGTTGAATCTTATCACAATGCTGTTATCGGCAGATATACGATGTTGACTCTCAGACAACGTCCCAAATCGGGATACCGGATGCCGAAAATCGTAACGCTGGATATGAAGACCGAAAAGATATCGGGAGAATTTTCATTTTTGTCGTATCGGCTGAAGCGGGAAACCGAGAAACATTATGAAGCCGGCGGGCAGATTATTTATTATCTCAATCGCAGGGGGTTTTCGCCGCGGATTAAATGCCGTGAATGCGGCCATGTGCCGATCTGTGAAAACTGCGGCATTACCATGACCTATCATCGGGCCGAGAATTCGTTGAAATGTCATTTTTGCGATTATGTCGAGCCTTCGGAAAAAAATTGCGCTCGATGCAACGGGCATGAATTTATCCATATCGGAACGGGCACTCAGAGGGTTGAGGAAAATTTGGCGGTGTTGTTTTCCGATATCAAAGCCGAACGAATCGACTCCGACCGGGCGGCTTCGAAATCGGGGCAATTAATCCTGGGAGAATTTGGCGAGGAAAAATTTGATTTACTCTTGGGAACGCAAATGGTGACCAAAGGTCTTGATTTTCCGGGTGTGACGCTGGTGGGTGTTCTTTCGGCTGACATCGGTCTGGATATGCCCGATTTTCGAGCCGCCGAAAAAACCTACGCGCGGCTGTTGCAGGTGGCCGGACGGGCCGGGCGGGGCGACCGCGAAGGCTTGGTCATGGTCCAGACATATTATAACGACCATCCCGTTATCAGGACGCTGTCTGAGGGAAATTATGTTGAGTTCTTCGAACGAATCATAAAAGAGCGAGAGACGCTATTTTATCCGCCGTTTTCGAGACTGATAAACATTACTCTGCAATCGCCGGATGAGAAACTACTGGAAAAAGAGTCGCTCAGTTTTCGGATTCAATTGGAAGAACATCTGGCGAAACTGAATAATTTTGTTCTTTTGGGACCGGCTAAAGCGCCGTTATATAAATTGCGGGGCAATTACCGGCGCCGATTTATATTGAAATGCGCCGGGATCAAAAAAGTCGTCTCGCGACTGAGAAATTGGCAAAGGGAAAAATCCAATTTCGGCCTGCCCACCAAAATCCGTGTAATTTTCGACATCGATCCGTTCAATATGATGTGA
- a CDS encoding DUF1761 domain-containing protein, with translation MESTGINYLAVFVAAAAYWLLGALWYSKAIFGKTWLEALGKSEEEAKKDHKPINLFWVLIFSFLSAYGIARILVWTSLEPVWGACAIAVVGVICFVIAPMATNDLMEHRPAKIFRMNAFYNFIGFIIMGLIIGLWR, from the coding sequence ATGGAATCTACGGGAATAAATTATCTGGCCGTTTTTGTCGCCGCGGCCGCATACTGGTTGCTGGGCGCGCTCTGGTATTCCAAAGCAATTTTTGGCAAAACCTGGCTGGAAGCTTTAGGAAAATCTGAAGAGGAAGCAAAAAAAGACCATAAGCCGATCAACCTTTTTTGGGTTCTTATCTTTTCTTTTTTATCGGCCTACGGTATTGCTCGCATTCTTGTCTGGACCAGTCTCGAACCGGTCTGGGGCGCATGTGCCATCGCCGTAGTCGGAGTGATATGCTTTGTGATAGCGCCCATGGCAACTAATGACCTCATGGAACACCGCCCGGCCAAAATCTTCAGGATGAACGCTTTTTATAATTTCATCGGATTTATCATCATGGGTCTGATCATCGGCCTCTGGCGCTAA
- a CDS encoding O-antigen ligase family protein, producing the protein MTIAKNSLKITWIGLAGYALTAPASIAASQLFFGVAVTAFLFYLILYQHKSSLVFPPFLIILSIAAFIIFRFISMVKGGTDVFMIREEWLFLMALFGAVVFQDIRNLARLLDVFAAGIIIMGGYGIWQHFVGVDLYHQVLLSRMIFGYRAIGTFSTYLTFSGFFAIAAIFLVPAGFTATSKFRKIYYLLASQISLACILFNYSRSTIVALVIGVVFLIILVSARYRKWIALLLLLTMAVGIVVSPDFLDRFRNLTGTEFSIKYANSRLAIWQTALSMIEEKPVFGVGPGNFDKEYIALRQVRVGRNLSHAHNDILNVAAESGIICALLYLLMWGIVVVKLYKGYIKCPDGWQKGLILGTLLSSVVFFVMSQFEAFFADEEVRLLLMFFWGIGLAVLGNLKASEKLSEIA; encoded by the coding sequence ATGACGATAGCAAAAAATTCCCTGAAAATAACCTGGATAGGTTTGGCCGGATACGCTCTGACGGCTCCGGCGTCGATTGCGGCATCTCAACTTTTTTTTGGAGTGGCCGTGACGGCATTTTTGTTTTATTTGATTTTATATCAGCATAAATCATCTCTGGTGTTTCCTCCTTTTTTAATAATCCTGAGTATAGCTGCTTTTATCATTTTTCGATTTATCTCAATGGTCAAAGGAGGGACCGATGTTTTTATGATTCGGGAGGAGTGGTTGTTTTTGATGGCCTTATTCGGGGCCGTCGTGTTTCAAGATATCAGGAATCTGGCCCGCCTCCTGGATGTTTTTGCCGCGGGTATCATTATCATGGGCGGTTATGGCATCTGGCAGCATTTTGTCGGGGTTGATCTATATCATCAGGTATTACTGAGCCGGATGATTTTCGGATATCGGGCGATTGGAACTTTTTCGACTTATTTGACATTTTCAGGATTTTTTGCCATTGCCGCGATATTCCTGGTACCGGCCGGATTTACGGCAACCAGCAAATTCAGAAAAATATATTACTTATTGGCCTCTCAAATCAGCCTCGCCTGCATTTTGTTTAACTATTCACGCTCGACGATTGTCGCTCTTGTAATCGGTGTGGTATTTTTAATTATCCTGGTGAGCGCCCGGTACCGAAAATGGATTGCTTTGTTACTTCTCCTGACGATGGCAGTCGGAATTGTTGTATCTCCTGATTTTCTGGATCGATTCAGAAATTTGACCGGAACTGAGTTCTCGATCAAATATGCCAATTCCCGGTTGGCAATCTGGCAAACAGCTTTGTCAATGATTGAAGAAAAGCCCGTTTTCGGAGTTGGTCCGGGGAATTTCGATAAAGAGTACATTGCTCTTCGCCAGGTCAGAGTCGGCCGGAATCTGTCTCACGCCCATAATGATATATTGAATGTCGCCGCCGAATCAGGCATAATTTGTGCCCTATTATATCTTTTAATGTGGGGCATCGTCGTTGTTAAATTGTATAAGGGTTATATCAAATGTCCTGACGGATGGCAAAAGGGTTTGATTTTGGGGACCTTATTATCTTCAGTAGTGTTTTTTGTAATGTCTCAGTTTGAGGCGTTTTTTGCCGATGAAGAAGTAAGGTTGCTTTTGATGTTTTTCTGGGGGATTGGGCTGGCTGTTTTGGGCAATTTGAAGGCTTCGGAAAAGTTATCCGAAATTGCGTAA
- a CDS encoding regulatory protein RecX — MISAQEYITIIDIGRRGMVYHISFSNDVQIRAMKGIIDKLNLSAGDEFTDSEFEKLKNILDESFAKYTAESILARRAHSVGELKIKLRQKDISGDLIKSIVGRFRKDGLLDDYNYGKMRAESLLRRKPAGRGYLIRDLQNKLVPRQIAESVITEILAEVDESELAAQLLEKKRISLTKFDLETARQKAYTYLSRRAISYGAAKTAFDKVFDKNEFKRGE, encoded by the coding sequence ATGATATCAGCGCAGGAATATATCACAATCATCGATATTGGTCGTCGAGGGATGGTTTATCATATCAGTTTTTCCAATGACGTACAGATTCGGGCGATGAAGGGGATAATCGATAAGCTGAATCTATCGGCCGGGGACGAATTTACGGATAGCGAATTTGAGAAGCTCAAAAATATCCTCGATGAGAGTTTCGCCAAATATACCGCCGAATCGATTCTGGCTCGGAGGGCGCATTCGGTCGGAGAGTTAAAAATCAAATTGCGGCAAAAAGATATCTCGGGTGATTTAATCAAATCGATCGTCGGGCGTTTTCGCAAAGACGGGCTTCTGGATGATTACAACTACGGCAAGATGAGGGCCGAATCGCTTCTGCGGCGTAAACCGGCCGGACGGGGGTATCTGATTCGCGATTTGCAGAATAAACTGGTACCTCGCCAAATAGCCGAAAGTGTGATTACGGAAATACTCGCCGAGGTCGATGAATCAGAATTGGCCGCGCAATTGTTGGAGAAAAAGCGTATATCTTTGACAAAGTTTGATCTTGAAACGGCCCGGCAGAAAGCATATACTTACCTGTCACGCCGGGCAATTTCGTACGGCGCGGCCAAAACCGCATTCGATAAGGTATTTGATAAAAACGAATTCAAACGAGGTGAGTAG
- a CDS encoding geranylgeranylglyceryl/heptaprenylglyceryl phosphate synthase yields the protein MPLFDDLLKIRDDKGAGFLLLLDPDRVERKRLISAAQSAQVCGVDAILAGSSLITHNDFDSGMADIKRVTKLPVILFPGSSGQVSRHADGILYISLISGRNPTYLIEEQVKGAPMIKAFGLEPIPTGYMLIDSGRITSVQYISGTIPIPRNKNDIAMAHALAAQYMGMKLVYLEAGSGASQPVPGEMVTAVAEYCDLPVIVGGGIRRPEQAAAMIETGASFVVIGTRLEFEDDYGFMTEMADAIHSSTKTTI from the coding sequence ATGCCTTTATTTGATGATTTATTAAAAATCAGGGATGACAAGGGGGCGGGTTTTTTGCTCCTGCTCGATCCGGATCGAGTCGAACGTAAGCGACTTATATCCGCCGCCCAGTCGGCTCAGGTTTGCGGAGTGGACGCAATTCTGGCGGGGAGTTCGCTGATTACCCATAATGATTTCGACAGCGGCATGGCCGACATCAAGCGGGTGACGAAATTGCCGGTAATCTTGTTTCCCGGCAGTTCCGGACAGGTTTCCAGACATGCCGATGGGATTTTATATATCTCTCTTATCTCCGGTCGCAATCCGACTTACCTGATTGAAGAGCAGGTTAAGGGTGCGCCGATGATTAAGGCGTTTGGCCTGGAACCGATTCCAACCGGGTATATGTTGATTGATTCGGGGAGAATAACGTCGGTTCAATATATTTCAGGGACGATTCCGATTCCGAGAAATAAAAACGATATCGCCATGGCTCATGCGCTGGCCGCTCAATATATGGGGATGAAACTGGTTTATCTCGAGGCCGGTTCCGGGGCGTCGCAGCCTGTTCCCGGCGAGATGGTGACAGCGGTGGCCGAGTATTGCGATTTGCCGGTCATTGTGGGAGGCGGAATCCGACGTCCGGAACAGGCGGCGGCGATGATTGAGACGGGAGCGTCGTTTGTCGTTATCGGAACCCGGCTGGAATTTGAAGATGATTATGGATTTATGACTGAGATGGCTGATGCTATTCATTCATCAACAAAAACAACCATATAG
- the alaS gene encoding alanine--tRNA ligase, giving the protein MNSIDIRQSFIDFFIERGHSHQPSSPVIPLDDPTLLFVNAGMNQFKDVFTGSRKVSYSRATTSQKCIRAGGKHNDLENVGQTNRHHTFFEMLGNFSFGDYFKEEAIVFAWDWVTKTLELSKDRLYATVYETDDDAFALWEKIAPELKNGRILRFGKNDNYWSMGNVGPCGPCSEIHYDMGDHLTKDDPKAWINTENDRYVEFWNLVFMQYDQPADGGDKVPLPKPSVDTGAGLERIAAIMQGVSSNYETDLFTPLTAQVAAITGIKYDTKKAQCASHRVIADHVRALSFALADGGGLSNEGRSYVLRRILRRAARHGRLLGYHEPIIYQLVPTLIDIMGGYFTELKEKQNHIEAVIKSEEERFSDLLDNGLELFSQLEKKVKSSGSDTIPGEDIFKLYDTYGFPVDMTAIMASESGLKMDMDGFEKNMNQRQEQSRAGSDFSSKKFISTHLLEARIDAYWENEKTEFVRETNTETVIEVKTKVIDSQIPALRDEVAIALYETPFYVEAGGQTGDMGIIKGDDFCITILKVRQYKDIIIHRGNITKGHKEIIEHGTNVTARIDKRRRKDIMRNHTATHLLHAALRKVLGDHVKQSGSLVEPERLRFDFSHFHAMTSGEVLHVEKIVNEQILEATPVATEIKSVDEAMKSGAMALFGEKYGDEVRIVSVGDFSKELCGGTHVSNTSEIGSFMITEETAIASGVRRIEAVTGRGSRDLFLKHKEIVFNLDSLLSTHSDKVVDSVQKILDDYKSKQKEIKKLKAERFSGSGDQPVGQTEKIGDVEFSHHDFGETDQDSMAGYVDRIKPLSISSINASIGTINGKSTIMMSGSAGAIEQGYDITYLFVSTANPLGGKGGGKSNFARGGLPNDDLKDKWIEKVREEIEKKEKVK; this is encoded by the coding sequence ATTAATTCGATCGATATCAGACAGTCATTTATAGATTTTTTCATTGAGCGGGGGCATTCGCATCAGCCGTCGTCGCCGGTTATTCCGCTCGATGACCCGACGCTACTTTTTGTCAACGCCGGGATGAATCAGTTTAAGGATGTTTTTACCGGCAGCCGTAAGGTGTCGTACAGCCGGGCGACAACTTCGCAAAAATGTATCCGCGCCGGCGGAAAACATAATGACCTGGAAAACGTCGGGCAGACCAACCGCCATCATACTTTCTTTGAGATGCTGGGGAATTTTTCATTCGGCGATTATTTCAAGGAAGAAGCGATAGTATTTGCCTGGGACTGGGTCACGAAAACGCTGGAGCTTTCCAAAGATCGGCTGTATGCGACCGTGTATGAAACGGATGATGACGCGTTCGCTCTCTGGGAGAAAATCGCGCCGGAGCTAAAGAACGGGCGTATCTTGCGATTCGGTAAAAATGATAATTATTGGTCGATGGGCAATGTCGGGCCATGCGGGCCGTGTTCGGAAATTCATTATGATATGGGCGATCATCTGACCAAAGACGATCCCAAAGCCTGGATAAATACCGAAAACGACCGCTATGTTGAGTTCTGGAATCTGGTATTTATGCAATACGATCAACCGGCCGATGGAGGTGACAAAGTTCCTCTGCCCAAACCGTCGGTGGATACCGGCGCGGGATTGGAACGGATCGCGGCTATAATGCAGGGTGTCAGCTCAAACTATGAAACCGATTTGTTCACGCCGTTGACGGCGCAGGTCGCCGCAATAACTGGCATAAAATATGATACCAAAAAGGCACAATGTGCCTCTCATAGAGTTATTGCCGATCATGTCCGGGCGCTGTCGTTCGCTTTGGCTGACGGTGGGGGACTTTCTAACGAAGGACGCAGTTATGTATTGAGGCGAATTCTGAGACGAGCCGCTCGTCACGGGAGACTTCTGGGGTATCACGAGCCGATTATTTATCAGCTTGTTCCGACTTTGATTGATATTATGGGCGGATATTTCACGGAGCTGAAAGAAAAGCAAAATCATATCGAGGCGGTTATCAAATCGGAAGAGGAACGGTTTAGCGATCTTTTGGATAACGGGCTGGAGTTGTTTTCGCAACTCGAAAAGAAAGTCAAATCATCCGGCAGCGATACGATTCCGGGCGAGGATATTTTTAAGCTGTATGATACTTACGGTTTCCCGGTTGATATGACGGCGATTATGGCGAGTGAGTCCGGACTGAAAATGGATATGGATGGTTTCGAGAAGAACATGAACCAGAGGCAGGAGCAATCGCGAGCAGGGTCTGACTTTTCCTCAAAAAAGTTTATTTCAACCCATTTGTTGGAAGCAAGAATTGATGCATATTGGGAAAATGAGAAGACAGAATTTGTTCGAGAAACTAATACTGAAACTGTAATTGAAGTTAAAACAAAGGTTATCGACAGCCAAATACCTGCTTTAAGGGATGAAGTTGCTATCGCCTTATATGAAACTCCTTTTTATGTCGAAGCTGGTGGACAAACAGGAGATATGGGAATTATCAAAGGTGACGATTTTTGTATTACAATATTAAAGGTAAGGCAATATAAGGATATAATTATACACCGCGGAAATATCACAAAAGGACACAAAGAGATTATTGAACATGGTACCAATGTAACCGCTCGCATCGACAAACGACGCCGGAAGGATATAATGCGCAATCATACGGCTACGCATCTGCTTCATGCCGCCCTCCGAAAAGTCCTCGGCGATCATGTTAAACAATCGGGGTCGTTGGTTGAGCCGGAACGGTTGCGTTTTGATTTCTCTCATTTCCATGCGATGACATCGGGCGAGGTTTTGCATGTCGAGAAAATTGTCAATGAGCAGATTCTTGAGGCTACGCCGGTGGCCACCGAAATAAAATCAGTCGATGAGGCGATGAAATCGGGAGCAATGGCATTGTTTGGCGAAAAGTACGGCGATGAAGTGCGGATCGTTTCGGTTGGTGATTTTTCCAAGGAATTATGCGGCGGGACGCATGTGAGCAATACATCGGAAATCGGATCGTTTATGATAACCGAGGAGACAGCTATCGCGTCGGGCGTGCGCCGTATAGAAGCGGTAACGGGACGAGGCTCGAGAGATTTATTCTTAAAACACAAAGAAATAGTGTTCAATCTTGACTCGTTACTCAGTACACATTCAGATAAAGTGGTGGATTCTGTTCAGAAAATTCTAGATGATTATAAAAGTAAACAGAAAGAAATCAAAAAACTAAAAGCAGAGCGATTTTCAGGAAGCGGTGATCAACCGGTCGGCCAAACGGAAAAAATTGGAGATGTCGAGTTTAGCCATCATGACTTTGGCGAGACTGATCAGGACAGCATGGCAGGATATGTAGATAGAATAAAACCACTTTCAATTAGCAGTATTAACGCATCCATAGGTACGATAAATGGCAAAAGTACAATTATGATGTCAGGCTCAGCGGGAGCGATAGAACAAGGGTATGATATTACATATTTATTTGTTAGCACTGCAAATCCATTAGGAGGTAAAGGCGGTGGCAAATCGAATTTTGCGCGAGGTGGATTGCCCAACGATGATTTAAAAGATAAATGGATAGAAAAGGTAAGAGAAGAGATTGAGAAAAAGGAAAAAGTAAAATAA
- a CDS encoding SIS domain-containing protein has product MKKNEKRKMLLLAAADGVAVRHKLCQNLLNDIIDMAQRLSRVLKKGGTIYLAGNGGSAADCEHFATELVVRLTGKFQRPSLPAVSLTANSSLLTAAGNDYGFDKIFSRQVESLVSKKDALVVISTSGNSANLITAAKAARKKKAEVYSLLGSKGGKLKRYSDYKLIIPSNSVQRIQEEHIFIIHNLVYLIERDLFS; this is encoded by the coding sequence ATGAAAAAGAATGAAAAAAGAAAAATGCTGCTGCTGGCGGCGGCCGATGGGGTAGCGGTTCGACATAAACTGTGCCAGAATCTGCTCAATGATATAATTGATATGGCGCAGCGGTTATCCCGCGTATTAAAAAAAGGCGGAACGATTTATCTGGCGGGAAACGGCGGATCGGCTGCCGATTGCGAACATTTTGCGACCGAACTTGTCGTTCGTTTGACAGGTAAGTTTCAGCGTCCATCTCTCCCGGCCGTTTCATTAACGGCCAATAGTTCTCTTTTGACCGCGGCCGGAAATGATTACGGTTTTGATAAGATATTTTCCCGCCAGGTTGAATCATTGGTATCCAAAAAGGACGCGCTTGTTGTAATATCAACTTCGGGTAACTCGGCAAATTTAATTACCGCCGCCAAAGCCGCTCGAAAGAAAAAAGCCGAAGTGTATTCGTTACTGGGATCCAAGGGAGGCAAACTCAAAAGATATTCCGATTATAAACTGATTATTCCTTCCAACTCGGTGCAAAGGATTCAGGAGGAGCATATCTTTATCATACATAATTTAGTTTATCTTATCGAGCGAGACTTGTTTTCATGA
- a CDS encoding ion transporter encodes MKKHIYKLLNEARTQKGSINYVYLFLVVLIAANVIAVILESVSSINYLFEKQFYYFEIFSVMVFTIEYLLRVWSCTENEKFHKFLTGRVRFIFSPLAIIDLIAILPFYLPIFVAIDLRFLRALRLLRVFRVLKIGRYSNAFIILGAVFKRKKEELLLTVFMVIILLIIASSVMYYLEHETQPIVFSSIPEAMWWGMITLTTVGYGDVYPLTPMGKFVGMIIALLGIGLFALPAGILGSGFVEEIGNKKGTQEKCPHCGKPMDDD; translated from the coding sequence ATGAAGAAGCATATTTATAAGTTATTAAATGAAGCACGAACGCAGAAAGGATCAATTAATTATGTGTATTTATTTCTTGTTGTATTAATCGCGGCAAATGTAATAGCGGTAATTCTCGAATCAGTTTCCTCAATCAATTATCTTTTTGAAAAGCAATTTTACTATTTTGAAATATTCTCTGTTATGGTTTTTACCATAGAATATTTATTGAGGGTTTGGTCGTGTACCGAAAATGAGAAATTTCATAAATTTTTAACCGGCCGTGTGCGTTTTATTTTTTCTCCGCTTGCAATAATCGATTTGATAGCAATTCTTCCTTTCTATTTGCCGATATTTGTTGCTATTGATCTAAGATTCTTAAGGGCCTTAAGATTACTGAGAGTTTTTAGAGTGTTGAAAATTGGCAGATATTCCAATGCGTTTATAATTTTGGGCGCTGTATTTAAAAGAAAAAAGGAAGAATTATTACTTACAGTTTTCATGGTCATTATTCTTCTAATTATTGCGTCAAGTGTAATGTATTATCTTGAACATGAAACTCAGCCCATAGTATTTTCAAGTATCCCGGAAGCGATGTGGTGGGGTATGATTACGCTAACTACAGTTGGTTATGGTGATGTTTATCCATTGACGCCAATGGGCAAATTCGTTGGAATGATTATCGCGTTATTGGGAATTGGATTGTTTGCTCTGCCAGCAGGCATATTAGGATCCGGATTTGTCGAAGAGATAGGAAACAAGAAAGGCACTCAAGAAAAATGCCCTCATTGTGGAAAACCTATGGATGATGATTAA